The following proteins come from a genomic window of Candidatus Bathyarchaeota archaeon:
- a CDS encoding APC family permease, whose protein sequence is MSAEKKLFARRASGLVRVIGPFAALAFGVHNTSLSYSGTISLSWIPALFPGTQVYWLLLIGGIWCGIHGTNYAMIGTLMPRSGADYVFNSRIWRPDLSFALSLTYVIYSAIVSGTECGMNSWWMQSLFQSLGYLYNRPDWIELATWFVSLQGYIVMGTITAIALFILMIMPTKIVVDYMNITLVLGNLMYVTIMVPLALVTPEAWRAAWNLVMGPGNFEAVIETAKAAGLTFFETKQDLIIQTLNGAGLATFWIYYGWHIPVIFSGEIKEVEKSLMVAAWGTVWMTNFWFGAENWAMVKLTSVEWVAAEAYLATATAVIGGVGTGPGGLKVGAWPALYSLVAMIGLNWPRDAIAALSFWININELLLEIALPACYWFYSSRLFFAFAFDRILPEKITYLHPRLRSPVIAMLIMLLIAPVGIIIQAGVVGFPMAFIYAACLVWILAAICTIILPYKNKPLYDAAPWWIKKYRMVQVVGVITLIILLWNVIGVWVFLPPTAAALGVTPAMLRDIAILTLIGFIIFHASRYYRLKKEGFDLMDTFKAIPPV, encoded by the coding sequence ATGAGTGCCGAAAAAAAGCTTTTCGCTCGAAGAGCATCTGGTTTAGTTCGAGTCATTGGACCTTTTGCTGCTCTAGCTTTCGGAGTTCACAATACAAGCCTATCTTATAGTGGAACAATTTCGTTAAGCTGGATTCCAGCTTTATTCCCTGGAACACAAGTTTATTGGCTTTTACTTATTGGAGGAATATGGTGTGGAATTCATGGAACAAACTATGCTATGATTGGTACATTAATGCCAAGGTCTGGTGCTGATTACGTGTTTAATTCGCGTATATGGCGACCAGATTTAAGTTTCGCTTTAAGCTTAACCTATGTGATTTATAGCGCTATAGTATCTGGAACTGAATGCGGAATGAACTCCTGGTGGATGCAAAGCCTCTTTCAAAGCTTAGGCTATTTGTATAATAGACCTGATTGGATTGAGCTTGCCACATGGTTCGTAAGTTTGCAAGGATACATAGTGATGGGAACAATAACAGCTATAGCTCTATTCATCCTAATGATTATGCCTACAAAAATAGTTGTAGATTATATGAACATCACATTAGTGTTAGGAAACCTTATGTACGTTACAATAATGGTTCCTTTAGCTCTAGTGACTCCTGAAGCTTGGCGAGCTGCATGGAATCTTGTTATGGGACCTGGAAACTTTGAAGCAGTTATTGAAACAGCTAAAGCAGCTGGATTGACCTTTTTTGAAACTAAACAAGACCTTATAATTCAAACATTAAATGGCGCTGGTTTAGCAACATTTTGGATATATTATGGTTGGCACATTCCAGTAATCTTTTCCGGTGAAATTAAGGAAGTTGAAAAATCTCTTATGGTTGCTGCTTGGGGAACTGTTTGGATGACAAACTTTTGGTTTGGCGCCGAAAATTGGGCGATGGTTAAATTAACTTCAGTTGAATGGGTTGCTGCTGAAGCATATTTAGCTACAGCTACAGCTGTTATAGGTGGAGTTGGAACCGGACCTGGTGGATTGAAAGTTGGAGCTTGGCCAGCTCTATACTCTTTAGTAGCAATGATTGGGCTTAATTGGCCTAGAGACGCTATAGCAGCCTTATCCTTCTGGATAAACATCAACGAGCTTTTGCTTGAAATAGCTTTACCAGCCTGCTACTGGTTCTATTCAAGCAGATTATTCTTCGCATTCGCTTTCGACAGAATACTACCAGAAAAAATCACTTATCTACACCCAAGACTAAGAAGTCCAGTTATAGCTATGTTAATAATGCTTCTTATAGCTCCAGTGGGAATAATTATACAAGCTGGAGTTGTAGGATTTCCAATGGCTTTCATATATGCAGCATGTCTTGTATGGATTCTAGCAGCAATATGCACAATTATCCTTCCATATAAGAATAAACCGCTATACGATGCTGCACCATGGTGGATTAAAAAATATAGAATGGTTCAAGTAGTTGGAGTGATAACATTAATTATACTACTTTGGAACGTTATTGGTGTTTGGGTATTCCTGCCTCCAACAGCTGCAGCATTAGGTGTAACTCCAGCGATGTTAAGAGACATAGCCATACTTACACTTATAGGCTTTATAATATTCCATGCTTCAAGATACTATAGACTTAAGAAAGAAGGCTTCGACCTAATGGATACATTTAAAGCCATTCCACCGGTTTAA
- a CDS encoding 2-oxoacid:acceptor oxidoreductase family protein encodes MFIEIRWHGRAGQGIITVSRLLALATIMDGKHAQAFPEFGPERLGSAMTGYTRISDEPIEVHSPIYEPDIIAVVDSTLINLVNVNEGIKKGGKMVLNSFKPIPESFLKELTQKNIKVFTVNATKISLDVLGNDKAANTAVLGALIKAAPLTSLSSLKKVLEERFKGPLLEKNIEILRRGYEEAEVVTK; translated from the coding sequence ATGTTTATAGAAATAAGATGGCATGGTCGAGCAGGGCAGGGCATAATTACCGTAAGTAGGTTACTTGCTCTTGCAACTATTATGGATGGTAAACATGCTCAAGCTTTTCCTGAGTTTGGTCCAGAAAGATTAGGTTCAGCTATGACTGGATATACTAGGATAAGTGATGAACCTATAGAAGTTCATAGCCCTATTTATGAGCCTGATATAATTGCTGTTGTTGATTCAACTTTAATTAATTTAGTTAATGTAAACGAGGGAATTAAAAAAGGAGGAAAAATGGTTTTAAATTCTTTTAAACCAATCCCAGAAAGTTTTCTTAAAGAGTTAACGCAAAAAAATATTAAAGTATTCACAGTTAATGCTACTAAAATCTCCTTGGATGTTTTAGGAAACGATAAAGCTGCAAACACAGCGGTTTTAGGAGCGTTAATTAAAGCCGCTCCTTTAACATCTTTAAGTTCTTTAAAGAAAGTTTTAGAAGAACGTTTTAAAGGACCGCTTTTAGAAAAAAACATTGAAATATTAAGGAGAGGATATGAAGAAGCGGAGGTCGTAACAAAATGA
- a CDS encoding 4Fe-4S binding protein — MSKLTWKEIPIGGVIPKGGTAIEYKSGDWRTFRPVIDVNKCVNCLICWIYCPDSSIIRLEKHVDVDYYHCKGCGICAEECPVKAIKMVEE, encoded by the coding sequence ATGAGTAAGTTAACTTGGAAAGAAATACCGATTGGAGGAGTTATACCTAAAGGGGGAACAGCTATTGAGTATAAATCAGGAGATTGGAGAACTTTTAGACCGGTAATTGATGTAAATAAATGTGTTAATTGTTTAATTTGCTGGATCTATTGTCCAGATTCTTCTATTATAAGATTAGAAAAGCATGTCGATGTGGACTATTATCACTGTAAAGGTTGTGGTATATGTGCTGAAGAATGCCCTGTTAAAGCAATAAAAATGGTGGAGGAGTAG
- the porA gene encoding pyruvate ferredoxin oxidoreductase → MSKVIGLSGNEAAAYAAKQSKVDVVAAYPITPQTIIVERFSEYVANGEVETEFICVESEHSAMSACIGASLAGARVFTATCSQGLALMHEMLYIASGLRLPIVMAVANRALSAPINIHCDHSDMMGSRDCGWIQVFCENVQEVYDWIIQAFKLSEDLNVLLPMAVNFDGFTISHAMEDIKVLEDEEVEAFLSTRKVKYKLDPNEPMTFGALMLPDYYFEAKRQQEEAMKKAYEKYIDVVKEYEKLSGRAYNYLHEFMLEDAEAAIICLGSTTGLVRQVAKKLRGEGKKVGVLKPWLFRPFPSKEVLKALENIKSLAVLDRAISFGAPFGPLCSDIMATFFSEGKIIPIFNVIYGLGGREITPKEIEEIFNLALKTAKRGKVEEKVKFIGVRE, encoded by the coding sequence TTGAGTAAAGTAATTGGGTTAAGTGGTAATGAAGCTGCTGCTTATGCAGCTAAACAATCTAAAGTTGATGTTGTAGCAGCCTACCCTATTACGCCTCAAACAATAATAGTTGAAAGATTTAGCGAATATGTAGCCAATGGAGAAGTTGAAACAGAATTTATATGTGTGGAGTCAGAACATTCAGCTATGTCAGCTTGTATTGGAGCAAGTTTAGCTGGAGCAAGAGTTTTCACAGCTACATGCAGTCAAGGGTTAGCATTAATGCATGAAATGCTTTATATAGCTTCTGGTTTACGTCTACCAATTGTTATGGCTGTGGCTAATAGAGCTTTATCAGCACCAATAAATATTCATTGTGATCATTCAGACATGATGGGCTCTAGAGATTGTGGTTGGATTCAAGTTTTTTGTGAAAATGTTCAAGAAGTTTACGATTGGATTATTCAAGCCTTCAAACTTTCTGAAGATTTAAATGTGCTTTTACCTATGGCTGTGAATTTTGATGGTTTCACAATAAGCCATGCTATGGAGGATATTAAAGTATTAGAGGATGAGGAGGTTGAAGCGTTTCTTTCAACTAGAAAAGTAAAGTATAAGCTTGATCCAAATGAACCTATGACTTTCGGAGCACTTATGCTTCCAGACTATTATTTTGAAGCTAAACGACAACAAGAAGAAGCTATGAAGAAAGCTTATGAAAAATATATTGATGTTGTTAAAGAGTATGAAAAACTTTCGGGAAGAGCATATAATTATCTTCATGAATTTATGCTTGAAGATGCTGAAGCTGCAATAATATGTTTAGGAAGTACAACAGGGTTAGTTAGGCAAGTAGCTAAAAAACTTCGTGGCGAAGGAAAAAAAGTTGGTGTTTTAAAACCTTGGCTTTTTAGGCCTTTTCCATCTAAAGAAGTTTTAAAAGCTTTAGAAAACATTAAAAGTTTAGCTGTTTTAGATAGAGCTATAAGTTTTGGAGCACCTTTCGGACCTTTATGCAGCGATATTATGGCTACATTTTTTAGCGAGGGAAAAATAATTCCAATTTTCAATGTAATATATGGGTTAGGAGGAAGAGAAATAACACCAAAAGAAATAGAAGAAATATTTAATTTAGCTTTAAAAACTGCTAAAAGAGGTAAAGTTGAAGAAAAAGTAAAGTTTATAGGAGTGAGAGAATAA
- a CDS encoding pyruvate ferredoxin oxidoreductase (catalyzes the formation of acetyl-CoA from pyruvate and coenzyme A), whose product MYALKDLPKEELFTSGHRLCAGCAHPISVRMVTKVLRGPTVIVSTTGCLEVSSSIYPHTAWKVPWVHIAFENGAAVASGIEAAFKAFKRKGIIDKNVDIIAICGDGGTYDIGIQAISGALERKHDFVYICHDNEAYMNTGIQRSGATPKGAATTTSPAGKKIPGKPEWKKDFIGICIAHGIEYAATATPAYWGDYLMKIRKAIEVDGPAVINVLTPCPLGWRYEPKDTIKISRLAVLTRYFPLYEYERGRYKLTIKVPKPLPVEEFLKIQGRFRHLFNPEFKKELDEVKYYVEENWNRILKLCGEA is encoded by the coding sequence ATGTATGCTTTAAAAGATTTACCTAAAGAGGAATTATTTACATCAGGGCATAGATTGTGTGCTGGATGTGCGCATCCAATTTCAGTCAGAATGGTAACTAAAGTTTTAAGAGGGCCAACCGTAATAGTTAGTACTACAGGATGTTTAGAAGTTTCAAGCAGCATTTATCCCCATACAGCATGGAAAGTACCTTGGGTACATATAGCATTTGAAAATGGTGCTGCTGTCGCAAGTGGAATTGAAGCGGCATTTAAAGCATTTAAAAGAAAAGGAATTATAGATAAAAACGTTGATATTATCGCCATATGTGGAGATGGGGGAACATATGATATAGGTATTCAAGCAATTTCAGGAGCTTTAGAGAGGAAACACGATTTCGTATATATATGCCATGATAACGAAGCCTATATGAATACAGGAATACAAAGGTCAGGAGCTACACCAAAAGGTGCAGCTACAACAACAAGTCCAGCTGGAAAGAAGATTCCAGGTAAACCCGAGTGGAAAAAAGATTTTATCGGGATATGCATAGCACATGGAATAGAGTATGCTGCTACAGCTACTCCAGCATATTGGGGAGACTATTTAATGAAAATTAGAAAAGCAATAGAAGTTGATGGACCAGCAGTAATAAACGTTTTAACACCATGTCCTTTAGGTTGGAGGTATGAACCTAAAGATACGATAAAAATAAGTAGATTAGCGGTTTTAACTAGATATTTTCCACTTTACGAATATGAAAGAGGAAGATATAAATTAACTATTAAAGTACCCAAGCCTTTACCAGTAGAAGAATTCTTGAAGATTCAAGGCAGATTTAGACATTTGTTTAATCCAGAGTTTAAGAAGGAACTTGATGAAGTAAAGTATTATGTTGAAGAAAACTGGAATAGAATATTAAAGTTATGCGGTGAAGCTTAA
- a CDS encoding ATPase, which yields MPSIIKRNGLEEGFIPEKIIVSCIKAGATPSIAREIAKEIESIIPDKVESKEVRKIVLEALEKRNPKWAENWRIYDRAVKKRFE from the coding sequence ATGCCATCAATAATTAAAAGGAATGGTTTAGAAGAAGGCTTCATTCCAGAAAAAATAATTGTAAGTTGTATTAAAGCAGGGGCTACCCCTTCCATAGCCAGAGAAATTGCTAAAGAAATTGAAAGCATAATCCCAGATAAAGTTGAAAGTAAAGAAGTTAGAAAAATAGTTCTTGAAGCTTTAGAAAAAAGAAATCCTAAGTGGGCTGAAAACTGGAGAATTTATGATAGAGCTGTTAAAAAAAGATTTGAATAA
- a CDS encoding Hsp20/alpha crystallin family protein: protein MEVENLFWEDFPEWFRRRFRRSPFFSSWFFEDIDKMMEEMFKEIQEFIPKELIKEEKLPSGGVIRRIGPIVYGYSMTIGPDGKPVIREFGNVKPSMKPTAFGIPKPGLEVKVEREPLVDTIEEEENVKVIAEVPGVEKEDINLECTENSLIISVDTPTRKYYKEVELPTEVDPQSAKASYKNGVLEVTLTKKKARPKGQKIKVE, encoded by the coding sequence ATGGAGGTTGAAAACTTGTTTTGGGAAGATTTCCCAGAGTGGTTTAGAAGAAGATTTAGAAGATCCCCCTTTTTCAGCAGCTGGTTTTTTGAAGATATCGATAAAATGATGGAAGAGATGTTTAAGGAAATTCAAGAATTTATACCAAAAGAATTAATTAAGGAAGAGAAGCTTCCAAGTGGTGGAGTAATTCGAAGAATTGGTCCAATAGTTTATGGTTATTCAATGACTATAGGTCCAGATGGGAAACCTGTAATTCGAGAATTTGGAAATGTTAAACCATCAATGAAACCTACAGCATTTGGGATTCCAAAACCTGGTTTAGAAGTTAAAGTTGAGCGTGAACCCTTAGTTGATACAATTGAAGAAGAGGAAAACGTTAAAGTTATAGCTGAAGTTCCAGGTGTTGAAAAAGAAGATATAAATCTTGAATGTACTGAAAACTCTTTAATAATTTCTGTTGATACACCAACAAGAAAATACTATAAAGAAGTTGAATTGCCAACTGAAGTTGATCCTCAAAGCGCTAAAGCATCATATAAAAATGGTGTCTTAGAAGTAACTTTAACAAAGAAAAAAGCTAGACCTAAAGGTCAAAAAATAAAAGTAGAATAA
- a CDS encoding TatD family hydrolase, with protein sequence MLIDSHAHLQWEDFEFDRDNVILRAKEAGVATILIVGYDLTASEKGVELAEKYSLHASVGIHPHEAEKISNKVLDALKALCLNPRVVAIGEIGLDYYKCFSSKKAQLNAFLSQIELAKEVDKPVIIHDREAHGEVLEILNRSKGKIRGVMHCFSGSFEMAKQCIKLGFLISFAGPVTFQKSVKLHRLAKEVPLEYILVETDSPWLAPQSKRGKRNEPAYIVEIVNKIAELRGESFNRIAELTFENAKKLFEI encoded by the coding sequence ATGCTTATTGATTCTCATGCTCATTTACAATGGGAAGATTTTGAGTTTGATAGGGATAATGTTATTCTTCGAGCTAAAGAAGCTGGAGTAGCTACAATATTAATTGTTGGTTACGATCTAACCGCTAGCGAAAAAGGTGTTGAACTCGCTGAAAAATACAGTTTACATGCTTCAGTAGGTATTCATCCTCATGAAGCTGAAAAAATTTCAAATAAAGTTTTAGATGCATTGAAAGCTCTCTGCTTAAACCCTAGGGTAGTAGCTATAGGAGAGATTGGGTTAGATTATTATAAATGTTTTTCATCTAAAAAAGCTCAATTAAATGCTTTTCTTTCTCAAATTGAATTAGCTAAAGAAGTTGATAAACCTGTGATAATTCATGATAGAGAAGCTCATGGAGAAGTTTTAGAAATCTTAAATAGAAGTAAAGGAAAAATTAGGGGAGTTATGCATTGCTTTAGTGGAAGCTTTGAAATGGCTAAACAATGCATTAAATTAGGTTTTTTAATATCTTTTGCTGGTCCAGTAACTTTTCAAAAATCAGTGAAACTTCATAGATTAGCTAAAGAAGTCCCTTTAGAGTACATTTTAGTTGAAACAGATTCACCATGGCTTGCACCTCAATCTAAAAGAGGTAAAAGAAATGAGCCTGCTTATATAGTTGAAATAGTAAATAAAATAGCTGAATTAAGAGGGGAATCCTTCAATAGAATAGCTGAATTAACATTTGAAAATGCAAAAAAACTTTTTGAAATTTAA
- a CDS encoding pyridoxal phosphate-dependent aminotransferase, which translates to MLLSKRASELKPSETLAITAKAKELKKKGLKIVNLSAGEPDFPTPENIKNEAFKAMKENFTYYTAASGIPELKIEISKKLKEVNKAFYEPEEICVSAGAKQGLYAVMQVILNPGDEVLLPTPFWVSYLEQIKLCEAIPVFVSMDEKNKIKADLIEEKVTNKTKCLILNSPSNPAGMICDFKELKAIADLALEKDFYVISDEVYEFFVYDGKTHISIASLNDEIRENTIIINSFSKTYSMTGWRIGYLAASKTIIEAVSSFQSHAIGNPNSIAQKAALEALRGPQDSVYKMVKAFNERRKFIVKRLNEIPGLNCIMPEGAFYVFPEITQTRLTSIKFTEKLLEEAGVAAVPGAAFGSDSHIRFSYAASMEEINEGMDRLEKFCRKIKC; encoded by the coding sequence ATTTTGCTTTCAAAAAGAGCTTCTGAACTTAAACCAAGCGAAACCTTAGCTATAACAGCAAAAGCGAAAGAATTAAAGAAAAAAGGCTTAAAAATTGTTAATTTAAGCGCTGGAGAACCTGATTTTCCAACACCTGAAAACATTAAAAATGAAGCTTTTAAAGCTATGAAAGAAAATTTCACTTATTACACAGCTGCTTCAGGAATTCCAGAGTTAAAAATTGAAATTTCTAAAAAACTTAAGGAAGTTAATAAAGCTTTTTATGAACCTGAAGAGATATGCGTCTCAGCTGGAGCAAAACAAGGTTTATACGCAGTTATGCAAGTTATTCTTAATCCTGGAGATGAAGTTCTTTTGCCTACACCCTTCTGGGTTAGTTATTTGGAACAAATTAAACTTTGCGAAGCCATACCTGTATTTGTTTCAATGGATGAAAAAAATAAAATTAAAGCTGATTTAATTGAAGAAAAAGTTACAAATAAAACTAAATGTTTAATTTTAAATTCTCCATCAAACCCTGCAGGAATGATATGTGATTTTAAAGAATTAAAAGCTATAGCTGATTTAGCATTAGAAAAAGACTTTTACGTTATTTCGGATGAAGTTTACGAATTTTTTGTTTATGATGGAAAAACACATATAAGCATAGCTTCGTTAAATGATGAAATACGTGAAAACACAATAATTATAAATTCTTTTTCTAAAACTTATTCCATGACAGGTTGGAGAATAGGTTACTTAGCCGCTTCAAAAACGATTATTGAAGCTGTAAGTAGCTTTCAAAGTCATGCTATTGGAAACCCCAATAGTATAGCTCAAAAAGCAGCTTTAGAAGCTTTAAGGGGGCCTCAAGATTCTGTATATAAAATGGTTAAAGCCTTTAATGAAAGAAGAAAATTTATAGTGAAGCGTTTAAATGAAATTCCTGGATTAAACTGTATTATGCCTGAAGGGGCTTTTTATGTTTTTCCAGAAATAACTCAAACAAGGTTAACTTCAATAAAATTTACTGAAAAACTTCTTGAAGAAGCTGGAGTAGCTGCTGTACCTGGAGCAGCATTCGGTAGCGATTCACATATTCGTTTTAGTTATGCAGCTTCAATGGAAGAAATTAATGAAGGAATGGATAGACTAGAAAAGTTTTGTAGAAAAATTAAATGTTAA
- a CDS encoding HAD family hydrolase, which produces MKMENCKSFNRKITVVSFDVDGTLINYDFVNSVWFEEIPKLVAEKEGISFNEALKKVKAMYNEVTEEKIEWYDIKYWISKFELKTDWKEILEKVKWKIKVYPDVIPTLEKLSKKYTLIINSNSPREFLDLELKETGLTRFFFKIFSSTSDFNQVRKSEDYYKKICFILNVKPENMLHIGDNWKFDFEIPSKIGINALFLDRGKKFKNEKFIIHELTQIESLLKT; this is translated from the coding sequence ATGAAGATGGAAAACTGCAAAAGTTTTAACCGTAAAATAACAGTAGTTTCTTTTGATGTTGATGGGACACTTATAAATTATGATTTTGTAAACTCAGTTTGGTTCGAGGAAATCCCTAAACTTGTTGCTGAAAAAGAAGGGATTTCATTTAATGAAGCATTAAAAAAAGTTAAGGCAATGTACAATGAGGTAACTGAGGAAAAAATAGAATGGTATGATATTAAATATTGGATTAGTAAGTTTGAATTAAAAACTGATTGGAAAGAAATTTTAGAGAAAGTTAAATGGAAAATCAAAGTTTATCCCGATGTAATACCTACACTAGAAAAATTAAGTAAGAAATATACGCTTATAATAAACTCTAATTCACCTAGAGAATTTTTAGATTTAGAATTAAAAGAAACTGGGTTAACTAGGTTTTTCTTTAAAATTTTTTCTTCCACTTCAGATTTTAACCAAGTTAGAAAAAGTGAGGATTACTATAAAAAAATATGTTTTATTTTAAATGTTAAACCAGAGAATATGCTTCATATAGGCGATAACTGGAAATTTGATTTTGAAATTCCATCAAAAATAGGTATTAACGCCTTATTTTTGGATAGAGGTAAAAAATTTAAAAATGAAAAATTTATTATTCATGAGTTAACTCAAATAGAGAGCTTATTGAAAACATAG
- a CDS encoding pantetheine-phosphate adenylyltransferase: MRMKKRKLVAVGGTFDKLHKGHKKLLEFSFEIGEKVLIGLSSDELVEKLQKPHEVASYEERKRNLISFLNEKGFTNRFELIQLKDRYGVTLIHPELEALVTGEENKAIVEKINEERVKKGLKPLEIFYIKPVLAENNKPISSTRIRKGEINEDGKLQKF, from the coding sequence ATGCGTATGAAAAAAAGAAAACTTGTTGCTGTTGGAGGAACTTTTGATAAACTTCATAAAGGTCATAAAAAACTTCTTGAATTTTCATTTGAAATTGGAGAAAAAGTCCTTATTGGTTTAAGTAGCGATGAACTTGTAGAAAAACTACAAAAACCTCATGAAGTAGCTTCTTATGAAGAAAGAAAAAGAAATTTGATTTCATTTTTAAACGAAAAAGGTTTTACAAATAGGTTTGAATTAATACAACTTAAAGATAGATATGGTGTAACCTTAATTCATCCTGAGCTTGAAGCTTTAGTTACTGGTGAGGAAAATAAAGCTATTGTAGAAAAAATAAATGAGGAAAGAGTTAAAAAAGGCTTAAAGCCTCTAGAAATTTTTTATATTAAACCTGTTTTAGCTGAAAACAATAAGCCAATATCTTCAACTAGAATTAGAAAGGGAGAAATAAATGAAGATGGAAAACTGCAAAAGTTTTAA
- a CDS encoding pyruvoyl-dependent arginine decarboxylase codes for MQPQMIHGIFLPKKFFITTGVATSSVSPLNAFDAALVKAGIAQCNLVNVSSILPPDAELIESIPITPGTITFTVLARMDGAPGETIGAGIGWAWAKSEDEKYGFVAEAHGYKDKEAINRELKWKLHEMAEIRKMKLEKIETRAESMEVPKGKYGCVIVALVYVPWTEIEARRIVETKLSLLQKTF; via the coding sequence ATGCAACCTCAAATGATTCATGGAATTTTTCTTCCAAAAAAATTCTTTATAACAACTGGTGTAGCTACAAGCTCTGTTTCACCTTTAAATGCTTTTGATGCTGCTTTAGTTAAAGCTGGAATAGCTCAATGCAATTTAGTAAATGTTTCTTCAATTTTACCTCCAGATGCTGAACTTATTGAAAGCATTCCTATTACGCCAGGAACAATAACTTTCACTGTATTAGCTAGAATGGATGGAGCGCCAGGTGAAACTATTGGAGCTGGAATTGGATGGGCTTGGGCTAAATCTGAAGACGAAAAATATGGTTTTGTCGCTGAAGCTCACGGCTATAAAGATAAAGAAGCTATAAACAGAGAGTTAAAATGGAAGCTTCATGAAATGGCTGAAATAAGAAAAATGAAGCTTGAAAAAATTGAAACTCGTGCAGAATCTATGGAAGTCCCTAAAGGAAAATACGGTTGTGTTATTGTAGCTTTAGTTTATGTTCCATGGACTGAAATTGAAGCTAGGAGAATTGTTGAAACAAAACTTTCACTACTTCAAAAAACTTTTTAA
- a CDS encoding UbiD family decarboxylase — MSNLREFIKKLDEEGKLHKVKNEVSIKFQVAQIIKKFDGEAVLFEKVKGFPNKIVSGVCSSRDKICLALKVSKEDLHKKILDSLNSPEKPLIVNDAPVKDVSEKPKLSRIPILKHYEKDGGPYITSAIVTAKDSEENENVSIHRLMVLNENHVAIRIVPRHLYQICREAEKKGMEEIDVAIAIGLHPAVLLAAASPAPYGINEYWIANSFMNGELTLTSLENGLHIPAEAEAAFEGKLLLKKEVDEGPFVDLTGTYDIVRRQPVIKLTKFIHREDYLYQALLPGGSEHKILMGLPYEAKIYGAVKNVIPKVKDVFLTSGGCGWFSVRISIEKQTEGDGKTALMAAFGAHPSLKLAAVFDSDINIFDPEEVEWALATRFQPDKGVLIIKNARGSTLDPSADQELALTSKLGIDATRTLLKPKEKFEKAKIPLIKDVE, encoded by the coding sequence TTGAGCAATTTAAGAGAATTCATAAAGAAACTGGATGAAGAGGGAAAACTTCATAAAGTGAAGAATGAAGTTTCAATAAAATTTCAAGTAGCTCAAATAATTAAAAAGTTTGATGGAGAAGCTGTTTTATTCGAAAAAGTTAAAGGATTCCCAAATAAAATTGTTTCTGGAGTCTGCAGTTCTAGGGATAAAATTTGTTTAGCTCTTAAAGTTTCTAAGGAAGATTTGCATAAGAAAATTTTAGATTCATTAAATTCACCTGAAAAGCCATTAATCGTTAATGATGCACCTGTGAAAGATGTTTCAGAAAAACCTAAACTTTCAAGAATACCTATTTTAAAGCATTATGAAAAAGATGGGGGCCCATACATTACCTCAGCGATTGTTACAGCTAAAGATTCTGAAGAAAACGAAAATGTTTCAATCCATAGATTAATGGTTTTAAACGAGAATCATGTAGCTATAAGAATTGTTCCAAGGCATTTATATCAAATATGCAGAGAAGCTGAGAAAAAAGGAATGGAAGAAATTGATGTAGCTATAGCAATAGGACTCCATCCTGCTGTACTTCTCGCCGCAGCTTCTCCAGCTCCTTATGGAATAAATGAGTATTGGATTGCAAACTCTTTTATGAATGGGGAATTAACTTTAACTTCGCTTGAAAATGGATTACATATTCCAGCTGAAGCTGAAGCTGCCTTTGAAGGAAAGCTTTTACTTAAAAAAGAAGTTGATGAAGGCCCTTTTGTAGATTTAACTGGAACATACGATATAGTTAGAAGACAACCTGTAATAAAGTTGACTAAATTTATTCATAGAGAAGACTATTTATATCAAGCGTTGCTTCCAGGTGGTTCTGAACACAAAATTTTAATGGGGTTACCTTACGAAGCAAAAATTTACGGTGCAGTTAAAAACGTTATTCCAAAAGTTAAAGATGTTTTTTTAACTTCTGGAGGATGCGGTTGGTTTTCTGTAAGAATCTCAATTGAAAAACAAACTGAAGGTGATGGAAAAACAGCTTTAATGGCTGCTTTTGGTGCTCATCCATCATTAAAGTTAGCTGCAGTATTCGATTCTGATATAAACATTTTTGATCCTGAAGAAGTTGAATGGGCTTTAGCTACTAGATTTCAACCAGATAAAGGAGTTTTAATAATAAAAAATGCAAGAGGGTCAACTTTAGATCCATCAGCTGATCAAGAATTAGCGTTAACTTCCAAGTTAGGTATTGATGCTACTAGAACGTTACTTAAACCTAAAGAAAAATTTGAAAAAGCTAAAATTCCATTAATTAAGGATGTAGAGTAG